One stretch of candidate division WOR-1 bacterium RIFOXYB2_FULL_36_35 DNA includes these proteins:
- a CDS encoding peptide chain release factor 1, with protein sequence MISPEKQKALKERLAKLNINKSNVIEKFVRSSGAGGQNVNKIASAVYLKHVPTGIEVKFQQERSQALNRFLAWRLLADKAEEMILGEKSREQKRIYKIKRQKRKRSKRAKEKILREKKIVSEKKKSRKSPSF encoded by the coding sequence ATGATAAGTCCAGAAAAGCAAAAAGCTCTTAAAGAAAGACTTGCAAAACTTAACATCAATAAAAGCAATGTTATAGAGAAGTTTGTACGATCAAGCGGCGCCGGAGGACAAAACGTAAATAAAATAGCATCTGCCGTATATTTAAAGCACGTGCCAACAGGAATAGAAGTAAAATTTCAACAGGAAAGATCACAAGCGTTAAACAGATTCCTGGCATGGCGGCTTTTGGCTGATAAAGCAGAAGAGATGATTTTGGGTGAAAAGAGTCGAGAACAAAAACGCATATACAAAATCAAAAGGCAAAAAAGAAAGAGATCTAAAAGGGCTAAAGAGAAGATTTTAAGAGAGAAAAAAATTGTCTCTGAAAAGAAAAAATCAAGAAAATCTCCATCTTTTTAA
- a CDS encoding GTP-binding protein TypA, with translation MNKIINVAIIAHVDHGKTTLTDHLLRQGGAFSERDEVPELVMDSNDLEKERGITIFSKNCAIRYKEYKINIVDTPGHADFGSEVERVLKMVDSVLLLVDAKEGPMPQTKFVLSKSLKLGLRPIVVINKIDKSGQRAHKVIDKVFDLFVKLDATDEQLDFPIVYAISKQGIAKYNIEDESLDLSPLFETILKHVKPYPDKSLEPLQMQVTNLIYDDYIGRIGIGRIYSGILQKNGKIVVCKRDSSIVPGKITKLSIFEGLKQVEVSDAECGDIVAVAGIPDITIGETISNEENPRPMPLLQIDEPTLTMEFLVNDSPFAGREGKFVTNRHIRERLDRELQTNVGLKIEALGGIDGFKVAGRGELHLSILLEKMRREGYEIQVAQPKVIFKTINNEKMEPIEQASISVPDEYAGSVIEKLGKRRGEMLDMNTKNGTTHLTYMVPTRGLLGYRAEFIMDTKSEGILHHAFSKYERFKGEINKRQNGVLISGINGKTAGYALNNLQERATLFIEPGVEVYEGMIVGENNRGQDMTVNPCKEKKLTNIRAAGADEAIRLTPPIKLTMEQALEFIDDDELVEITPKNIRLRKRLLTENERSRNKK, from the coding sequence ATGAACAAAATAATAAATGTAGCAATAATAGCACACGTAGATCACGGGAAAACAACCCTAACCGACCATCTTTTAAGACAAGGAGGGGCCTTTTCTGAAAGGGACGAAGTTCCAGAACTTGTCATGGATTCAAACGACCTTGAAAAAGAACGTGGAATAACTATCTTTTCAAAAAATTGCGCTATCCGATACAAAGAGTATAAAATAAATATTGTCGATACCCCCGGACATGCCGATTTCGGCTCAGAAGTCGAAAGAGTTCTAAAAATGGTAGACAGCGTCCTCCTTCTTGTTGACGCTAAGGAAGGCCCGATGCCACAGACAAAATTTGTTTTGTCAAAATCTTTAAAGCTGGGATTGCGGCCAATTGTTGTAATAAACAAGATAGACAAATCGGGACAGCGGGCCCACAAGGTCATAGATAAAGTTTTTGATCTTTTTGTAAAACTTGACGCGACAGATGAACAACTGGACTTTCCGATAGTATATGCAATATCAAAACAGGGAATAGCAAAATATAATATTGAAGACGAAAGCCTTGATCTATCTCCTCTTTTTGAAACAATATTGAAGCATGTAAAACCCTATCCTGACAAAAGTTTAGAACCCCTTCAAATGCAGGTTACAAATTTAATTTACGACGACTATATCGGAAGGATTGGAATAGGAAGAATATATAGCGGAATACTTCAAAAAAACGGGAAGATTGTAGTTTGTAAAAGGGACAGCTCTATTGTTCCTGGCAAAATAACCAAGTTGTCAATCTTCGAAGGACTAAAACAAGTTGAAGTGTCAGACGCCGAATGTGGAGATATCGTTGCCGTTGCGGGAATTCCTGATATCACAATCGGAGAGACAATTTCAAATGAAGAGAATCCAAGACCAATGCCACTTCTTCAAATAGACGAACCTACGCTTACGATGGAATTTTTGGTTAATGATTCCCCGTTTGCCGGGCGTGAAGGGAAATTCGTCACAAACAGGCATATAAGAGAGAGGCTCGACAGAGAGCTTCAAACAAACGTAGGACTAAAAATTGAAGCGCTGGGAGGGATCGACGGCTTCAAAGTGGCAGGCCGGGGAGAGTTGCATCTTTCTATTTTACTTGAAAAGATGCGGCGTGAAGGATATGAAATACAAGTTGCCCAACCAAAGGTTATTTTTAAAACAATAAACAATGAAAAAATGGAGCCTATTGAACAGGCAAGCATTTCGGTTCCAGATGAATATGCGGGCTCTGTCATAGAAAAGTTGGGAAAAAGACGCGGAGAGATGCTTGACATGAATACAAAAAACGGGACTACTCATTTAACTTATATGGTTCCAACAAGAGGACTTTTAGGGTACAGAGCAGAATTTATCATGGATACAAAAAGTGAGGGGATACTTCATCACGCATTTTCAAAATATGAAAGATTCAAAGGAGAGATAAATAAAAGACAAAACGGCGTTTTAATCTCAGGTATTAACGGAAAAACAGCGGGTTATGCCTTAAACAATCTGCAAGAGAGGGCAACTCTTTTTATTGAACCCGGCGTTGAGGTCTATGAAGGGATGATTGTCGGTGAAAACAATCGCGGCCAAGATATGACCGTAAATCCATGCAAGGAAAAAAAATTGACAAACATAAGGGCAGCTGGAGCTGACGAAGCCATAAGACTTACTCCTCCCATTAAACTTACAATGGAACAGGCTCTTGAATTTATAGACGACGATGAACTTGTAGAAATTACGCCTAAAAACATAAGACTTAGAAAAAGGCTTTTAACAGAGAACGAAAGATCAAGGAATAAAAAATGA
- a CDS encoding V-type ATP synthase subunit B (produces ATP from ADP in the presence of a proton gradient across the membrane; the B subunit is part of the catalytic core of the ATP synthase complex): MSKATEIYGPLLLVEGVTGALYDELIEIELKNKEVRSGKVLEVKDDKALIQVFEGTDGIDLKTVSIKFKGRGLELGVSKDLLGRIFSGLGKPIDDAPDIISEKRIDINGSSINPFSRDYPNNFIQTGISTIDGLNTLTRGQKLPIFSGSGLPHSRLAAQIARQAKVKGEREEFAVVFGAMGITFEDAEFFIRKFRETGAIENAVLFINLASDPAIERIATPRVALTAAEYMAFDLNMHVLVILTDMTNYCESLREVSAARKEVPGRRGYPGYLYTDLATIYERAGRIKGKEGSITLIPILSMPDDDKTHPIPDLTGYITEGQIILDRTLERKGIYPPIDPLPSLSRLRDKAIGENKTREDHPNVANQLFASYSKGREVRELMVILGEAALSDTDKKYLKFADSFEDKFIRQDEMEDRSIEETLSIAWELLKILPKDELKRIKPEILEKYY; this comes from the coding sequence ATGAGTAAAGCAACAGAAATTTACGGCCCGCTGCTTCTTGTTGAAGGTGTAACAGGCGCATTATACGACGAACTTATAGAAATAGAATTAAAAAACAAAGAGGTACGCTCAGGAAAAGTGCTCGAAGTAAAAGATGATAAAGCACTCATCCAAGTATTTGAAGGAACAGATGGAATAGACTTAAAAACAGTAAGCATAAAATTTAAAGGAAGGGGACTTGAACTTGGTGTATCAAAAGACCTTTTAGGCCGCATTTTTTCCGGCCTTGGCAAACCAATAGACGATGCGCCTGATATAATCTCCGAAAAAAGAATCGACATTAATGGTTCTTCTATTAATCCTTTTTCAAGGGATTATCCAAACAATTTTATTCAAACAGGGATATCTACAATTGATGGACTAAACACTTTAACAAGAGGCCAAAAACTGCCGATATTTTCAGGTTCAGGACTCCCCCACTCCCGTCTCGCCGCTCAAATTGCGAGACAGGCAAAAGTAAAAGGTGAAAGAGAAGAGTTTGCTGTCGTGTTTGGCGCGATGGGAATTACATTTGAAGACGCGGAATTTTTTATTAGAAAATTCAGGGAGACAGGCGCGATTGAAAACGCGGTTTTATTTATAAACCTTGCGTCTGATCCTGCTATAGAACGCATCGCAACCCCTCGAGTAGCATTAACTGCGGCAGAATACATGGCTTTTGATCTCAATATGCATGTTTTGGTGATTTTAACTGATATGACAAACTATTGCGAAAGTTTAAGAGAGGTCTCTGCCGCACGAAAAGAGGTCCCCGGACGAAGGGGATATCCCGGATATTTATATACAGATCTCGCAACAATTTATGAAAGAGCAGGGAGAATAAAAGGGAAAGAAGGCTCAATTACACTTATCCCCATTTTATCGATGCCCGATGATGATAAAACACATCCAATACCAGACTTAACAGGATACATAACAGAAGGACAAATTATTCTTGACAGAACTTTGGAAAGAAAAGGGATATACCCCCCCATTGACCCCCTTCCATCCCTTTCAAGGCTTAGAGATAAAGCTATCGGCGAAAACAAAACCAGAGAAGACCATCCAAACGTTGCAAACCAGCTTTTTGCCTCTTATTCGAAAGGAAGAGAAGTAAGGGAGCTTATGGTTATTTTGGGTGAAGCAGCGCTATCTGATACGGATAAAAAATATCTTAAATTCGCGGATTCTTTCGAAGATAAATTTATAAGGCAAGACGAAATGGAAGATAGAAGCATTGAAGAAACTCTTTCTATTGCATGGGAACTTTTGAAGATATTGCCCAAAGACGAGCTAAAGAGAATTAAGCCAGAGATTCTGGAAAAGTATTACTAA
- a CDS encoding permease: MNIGLGLAVAGAAITAFLGAVGSAWGIAIASEAAGGVLTEDPEKFGRVLVLLALPGTQGFYAFLGMFYVMLKINLLKGGMPIDLSTGLQLCFAALPVGVVGLFSAYYQGRASAAGILLLAKRPEEMGKAVILPAMVETYAVVGLLATILLVSGIKV; the protein is encoded by the coding sequence ATGAACATAGGACTAGGACTTGCAGTAGCTGGAGCGGCAATTACGGCATTTTTGGGGGCTGTGGGCTCGGCATGGGGAATTGCAATCGCATCGGAAGCGGCAGGAGGAGTTTTAACTGAAGATCCGGAAAAATTTGGAAGAGTGCTTGTACTACTTGCGCTTCCGGGAACTCAAGGGTTTTACGCTTTTTTGGGCATGTTTTATGTAATGCTCAAAATAAATCTTTTGAAAGGCGGAATGCCAATTGACCTATCAACAGGCTTACAACTTTGTTTTGCGGCTCTTCCTGTAGGCGTTGTCGGCTTATTTTCGGCTTACTATCAAGGCCGCGCTTCAGCCGCAGGGATTTTGCTTCTCGCAAAACGCCCTGAAGAGATGGGTAAGGCTGTAATCCTCCCTGCGATGGTTGAAACATACGCTGTAGTAGGATTACTCGCAACAATTCTTCTTGTATCGGGGATTAAAGTCTAA
- a CDS encoding V-type ATP synthase subunit A yields MIKKVAGPLVVASVPGCKKGDLVKVGMLKLGGEIIEIRGDLVSIQVYEETSGLKVGDPVENTGMPLSVELGPGLLSTMFDGIQRPLVELEKASGVFIARGVEVFSLNRTKKWEFTSVKKNGDEVSVGDIIGTVKETSLIVHKIMVPHGIHGKIEEIKSGEFTIEDVIAKIAGKEIKMYQKWPVRKSRGLKQKESVSIPLTTGQRIIDTMFPLAKGGSACVPGPFGAGKTVIQHQLAKWADADIIVFVGCGERGNEMTDVLQEFPELKDPRTGKPLLERTILIANTSNMPIAAREASIYTGAAIAEYFRDMGYNVALMADSTSRWAEALREMSGRLEEMPGEEGYPAYLSSRLADFYERSGYGKCFGMPERKGSLTIIGSVSPPGGDFSEPVVQNTLRVTKVFWGLDYALAHKRHFPAINWLQSYSLYVDNLSKYFKENIGEDFPAIREESLKLLTKEAELEEIVRLVGTEALSQQEQLILFICKLIREDFLYQSAFDPIDQFSSFKKQYCLLSLIINLYKNGLSLISEGLEAKEIQKIKTISKISKLKLIKEEEVEKETESIKQELKIKLENLRGRINNE; encoded by the coding sequence ATGATAAAAAAAGTAGCAGGGCCTCTTGTTGTCGCAAGTGTGCCTGGGTGTAAAAAGGGTGATCTTGTAAAAGTAGGAATGTTAAAACTTGGCGGCGAAATCATAGAAATTCGGGGTGATTTAGTATCAATTCAAGTATACGAAGAGACTTCCGGATTAAAAGTCGGCGATCCTGTCGAAAACACAGGGATGCCTCTCTCTGTTGAACTTGGGCCCGGCCTCCTCTCCACAATGTTTGACGGAATTCAAAGGCCTCTTGTTGAACTTGAAAAAGCATCTGGAGTATTTATTGCAAGAGGAGTCGAAGTCTTTTCTCTAAATAGAACAAAAAAATGGGAATTTACATCTGTTAAAAAAAACGGAGATGAAGTCTCAGTTGGAGATATAATAGGAACAGTTAAGGAGACTAGTCTTATTGTCCATAAGATAATGGTTCCGCACGGAATCCATGGCAAAATAGAGGAAATAAAATCAGGAGAGTTTACAATAGAAGATGTCATAGCAAAAATTGCAGGCAAAGAGATTAAAATGTATCAAAAATGGCCTGTAAGAAAAAGTAGAGGACTAAAACAAAAAGAATCGGTGAGCATTCCACTTACAACAGGACAACGGATAATAGATACGATGTTCCCATTGGCAAAAGGAGGATCTGCTTGTGTCCCAGGTCCCTTTGGAGCAGGCAAAACAGTAATTCAACATCAATTAGCAAAATGGGCAGATGCTGATATTATTGTTTTTGTAGGATGCGGCGAACGAGGGAACGAAATGACAGACGTATTGCAGGAATTTCCAGAACTTAAAGACCCAAGAACAGGTAAACCGCTACTTGAAAGGACTATCCTTATTGCAAATACATCTAACATGCCAATTGCCGCGCGTGAAGCCTCTATATATACAGGAGCCGCAATTGCAGAATATTTCCGTGACATGGGATACAATGTCGCCCTAATGGCAGACTCAACATCCAGATGGGCAGAAGCGCTTAGAGAGATGTCGGGAAGGCTCGAAGAGATGCCAGGGGAAGAAGGATACCCAGCATATCTTTCTTCGCGGCTTGCTGATTTCTATGAGAGATCGGGTTACGGAAAATGTTTTGGAATGCCAGAAAGAAAAGGGTCTCTAACAATTATCGGTTCGGTCTCCCCTCCGGGAGGAGATTTTTCAGAACCTGTTGTTCAAAACACTCTCCGTGTAACCAAGGTCTTCTGGGGATTAGATTATGCCCTGGCCCATAAGAGGCATTTCCCAGCTATAAACTGGCTTCAATCCTATTCCCTTTACGTAGACAACCTGTCAAAATATTTCAAAGAAAACATAGGAGAAGATTTCCCAGCAATCAGAGAAGAATCCTTGAAACTTTTGACTAAAGAAGCTGAGCTTGAAGAGATTGTAAGGCTTGTTGGAACAGAAGCTTTATCTCAGCAAGAACAGCTTATTTTGTTTATATGTAAACTGATAAGAGAAGATTTTTTGTATCAAAGCGCGTTTGATCCTATTGACCAATTTTCAAGTTTTAAAAAACAATATTGTCTACTCAGTTTAATAATAAACTTATACAAAAACGGATTAAGTCTTATAAGTGAAGGATTAGAAGCAAAGGAAATTCAAAAAATCAAAACCATATCAAAAATCTCAAAATTAAAACTTATAAAAGAGGAAGAGGTCGAAAAAGAGACAGAATCAATCAAGCAAGAACTAAAAATAAAATTAGAAAATTTAAGGGGCAGGATAAACAATGAGTAA
- a CDS encoding peptidylprolyl isomerase, translating into MTEEKNTDKLYATFETDMGDITCILYSEEAPKTVSNFVGLAKGEKEWTDPKTKEKTNNPLYNETIFHRVIPDFMIQGGDPLGMGYGGPGYQFEDEIDKNLTFDQPGRLAMANAGPNTNGSQFFITVAPTPWLNGHHTIFGQVIKGQDVVEKISLVKKDTRDKPLKNVTLKDVIIKTTL; encoded by the coding sequence ATGACAGAGGAGAAAAACACCGACAAACTGTATGCTACATTCGAAACAGATATGGGAGATATAACCTGTATCCTTTATTCTGAGGAAGCCCCAAAAACCGTTTCAAATTTTGTGGGCCTTGCAAAAGGAGAAAAAGAATGGACTGACCCAAAAACAAAAGAGAAGACAAATAATCCTCTATATAATGAAACAATCTTTCATAGGGTAATTCCCGATTTTATGATCCAAGGAGGAGATCCTTTGGGTATGGGATATGGTGGACCAGGATACCAATTTGAAGATGAAATAGATAAAAATCTGACATTTGATCAGCCCGGCCGTCTTGCCATGGCAAATGCAGGCCCTAACACAAATGGTTCACAGTTTTTTATTACAGTAGCCCCCACCCCATGGCTCAACGGACATCACACAATTTTTGGTCAGGTAATTAAGGGCCAAGATGTTGTTGAAAAAATTTCTCTCGTAAAAAAAGACACCAGAGATAAACCATTAAAAAATGTAACATTAAAAGATGTAATCATCAAAACAACCTTATAA